One Calorimonas adulescens DNA window includes the following coding sequences:
- a CDS encoding UxaA family hydrolase yields MKRFAVVANAKDNVATAVKELEAAEKVLLDVDGGTKEIVLNQKVPFGHKFAITEIKKGEEVIKYGETIGRATSDIYPGDYVHVHNVESERGRGDWK; encoded by the coding sequence ATGAAAAGGTTTGCTGTTGTCGCTAACGCAAAGGATAACGTTGCCACTGCTGTCAAAGAATTAGAGGCAGCAGAAAAGGTCTTACTGGACGTAGACGGTGGTACAAAGGAAATAGTGCTAAATCAAAAGGTCCCATTTGGTCACAAGTTTGCCATCACAGAGATTAAGAAGGGAGAGGAAGTAATCAAATATGGGGAAACAATAGGCAGGGCAACCAGCGACATATATCCCGGTGATTATGTCCATGTACACAATGTGGAAAGCGAGAGAGGGAGGGGTGACTGGAAATGA
- a CDS encoding sigma 54-interacting transcriptional regulator, with product MFRTLRSFLFMDIVLIAPFEGLKSTAEEIVKEKNLPVDVVLGDLSEGVRVAKEIESKGVGVIISRGGTYQMIKEAVSVPVVEIQVSAFDILRALKGFLGTGDTIGAVGYENVVYGVETLAEIMDLNIYKVIFKDEDEAPRQVYEAARKGIKVFVGDTIGIRTVKEMGLKGNLITSGKEAILQAIDEAFRVLQVRTQEKARTEQFKAIIDFVHDGIIAVDSSGNVSIFNRMAESIFKKSGTQIVGKNVNEVIETSKLPEVLKTGKPQLGKLQQVGDIMIATNRVPIIVDGRVYGAVATFQDVTQIQKIEQKIRRELYHKGLVARYHFEDIVHKSRIMEDVIGQARKYAHLDSTVLILGETGTGKELFAQSIHNESPRSKGPFVAINCAALPENLLESELFGYTEGAFTGARKGGKMGVFELAHKGTIFLDEIGDMPLDLQSRLLRVIQEKEVMRIGDDRIIPVDVRIIASTNKNLEESIERGEFRKDLYYRLNILSLKIPPLRERREDIPLLAEHFARVHSSEMGKEIKGITEDALKVLLEWDYPGNVRQLEGIIERAVALSDGRYIDVSDIRQVDGYRQDTKEYEIYDSGMTLKDIELKAIKEALEITDNNKTRASKLLGIDRTTLWRRLRKLEK from the coding sequence GTGTTTAGGACCTTAAGGTCCTTTTTGTTTATGGATATAGTGCTTATAGCGCCCTTTGAGGGTTTAAAAAGCACAGCGGAAGAGATTGTAAAAGAAAAAAATCTCCCGGTGGATGTTGTGCTGGGAGACCTTAGCGAAGGGGTACGGGTGGCAAAGGAGATTGAGTCTAAAGGGGTTGGAGTAATAATAAGCCGTGGTGGCACATATCAGATGATAAAAGAAGCAGTGTCGGTTCCTGTAGTAGAGATACAGGTGAGTGCCTTTGATATATTGAGGGCGCTTAAAGGTTTTTTGGGTACTGGTGATACTATAGGGGCGGTAGGTTACGAAAATGTGGTCTATGGGGTAGAAACCCTGGCAGAAATTATGGACCTTAACATATATAAGGTGATATTCAAAGATGAAGATGAGGCACCCAGACAGGTCTACGAGGCTGCCAGGAAGGGCATAAAGGTATTTGTGGGCGATACCATAGGGATAAGGACAGTTAAAGAGATGGGGCTAAAGGGCAACCTCATCACCTCAGGCAAGGAGGCCATACTGCAGGCTATAGATGAGGCATTCAGGGTGCTGCAGGTGAGGACACAGGAGAAGGCACGGACTGAGCAGTTCAAGGCTATAATTGATTTTGTTCATGATGGCATTATAGCTGTAGATTCTTCGGGGAATGTATCTATATTTAACCGCATGGCTGAGAGCATATTTAAAAAATCCGGTACCCAGATTGTGGGTAAAAATGTAAATGAGGTTATCGAAACCTCAAAACTTCCAGAGGTTTTAAAGACAGGCAAGCCCCAGTTGGGTAAGCTGCAGCAGGTTGGAGATATCATGATTGCTACCAATAGAGTGCCGATAATAGTGGATGGCAGGGTATATGGAGCAGTAGCTACATTTCAGGATGTGACCCAGATACAAAAGATAGAACAGAAGATAAGGAGAGAACTGTATCATAAGGGCCTTGTTGCAAGGTATCACTTTGAGGATATAGTGCATAAAAGCAGGATTATGGAGGATGTAATAGGCCAGGCCAGGAAATATGCCCACCTGGACTCTACTGTCTTAATACTGGGTGAGACAGGTACTGGTAAGGAGCTCTTTGCTCAAAGCATACACAATGAAAGCCCTCGCTCAAAGGGGCCATTTGTGGCAATAAACTGTGCTGCACTTCCAGAAAATTTACTGGAGAGCGAGCTTTTTGGATATACAGAGGGGGCTTTCACCGGGGCGAGAAAAGGCGGTAAGATGGGTGTTTTTGAACTGGCACACAAAGGCACCATATTTTTGGATGAGATAGGTGATATGCCTTTGGATCTCCAATCGAGGCTCCTTAGGGTAATACAGGAGAAAGAGGTAATGAGAATAGGTGATGACAGGATAATACCTGTGGACGTAAGGATAATAGCTTCAACCAATAAAAACCTGGAAGAAAGTATAGAAAGAGGAGAGTTCAGGAAAGACCTGTATTACCGTCTCAACATCCTCAGCCTGAAGATACCGCCACTCAGAGAGAGACGGGAGGATATACCACTGCTTGCTGAACACTTTGCGCGGGTTCATTCATCTGAGATGGGTAAGGAAATAAAAGGGATTACAGAAGATGCCTTGAAGGTTCTCCTGGAATGGGATTACCCGGGAAATGTTAGACAGCTTGAAGGTATCATTGAGAGGGCTGTGGCGCTATCGGATGGTAGGTATATAGATGTAAGTGACATAAGGCAGGTAGACGGTTACAGACAGGATACTAAAGAATATGAGATATACGATAGCGGTATGACCTTGAAGGATATAGAACTCAAGGCAATAAAGGAAGCCCTTGAAATAACTGATAACAATAAGACCAGGGCGTCTAAGCTTCTTGGCATAGACAGGACTACGCTCTGGAGGAGGTTAAGAAAGCTGGAGAAGTGA
- a CDS encoding UxaA family hydrolase — translation MKIKGYRRKDGSFGIRNHLLVIPSSVCASEVAARIASNVEGAVSIPNQHGCCQVGADMEQVIKVLIGLGKNANVGGVLVVGLGCEGVPTERVANEIASTGKPVQYIIIQECGGTLKAEEVGTRLLREMAQEVLSMEKSEGDISELILSIECGGSDTTSGLASNPAVGYASDKLVDMGGTSIFSETTEFIGAEHILARRAVTAEVGQKILNIVKACEDKAKTMGVDMRGGQPTPGNIEGGITTIEEKSLGCIYKGGTKPIQDVLDYGEAPKGKGLYIMDTPGQDIESITGMTAGGSQIVVFTTGRGTPTGSPICPVIKVTGNPWTYENMKDNIDINAGTIVEGDQSLKEVGEIIFNEIVNVANGKLTKAEALGHREFGIYKLISTF, via the coding sequence ATGAAAATAAAAGGGTATAGGAGAAAAGACGGTAGTTTCGGTATAAGAAATCATTTGCTTGTAATTCCATCCTCAGTTTGTGCCTCAGAGGTCGCAGCAAGGATAGCCTCCAATGTGGAGGGAGCTGTATCTATACCAAATCAGCACGGCTGCTGCCAGGTTGGAGCAGATATGGAGCAGGTTATAAAGGTACTAATTGGGCTTGGTAAAAATGCAAATGTAGGTGGAGTGCTTGTGGTTGGTCTGGGCTGTGAGGGGGTACCCACGGAACGCGTAGCAAATGAAATCGCTTCTACAGGTAAGCCAGTACAATATATAATCATTCAGGAGTGCGGTGGAACATTGAAAGCTGAAGAGGTGGGCACAAGATTATTGAGGGAAATGGCACAGGAAGTTTTGTCCATGGAGAAGAGCGAGGGGGATATATCAGAACTCATACTTTCTATTGAGTGTGGTGGGTCTGATACCACATCCGGCCTGGCCTCAAATCCTGCCGTAGGTTATGCCTCCGACAAGCTGGTGGACATGGGTGGTACATCGATTTTCTCAGAAACCACTGAATTTATTGGTGCGGAACATATCCTTGCAAGGAGAGCAGTTACCGCTGAGGTTGGTCAAAAGATACTGAACATTGTAAAGGCCTGTGAGGATAAAGCCAAGACAATGGGTGTGGATATGAGAGGAGGCCAGCCTACCCCGGGAAACATAGAGGGTGGGATCACAACTATCGAAGAAAAATCTCTTGGCTGCATTTACAAGGGCGGTACCAAACCCATACAAGATGTGCTGGATTATGGTGAGGCCCCAAAGGGCAAAGGATTGTATATCATGGATACACCCGGACAGGACATAGAGTCTATTACAGGTATGACAGCCGGCGGCTCGCAGATAGTGGTCTTTACTACGGGCAGGGGTACGCCAACTGGTTCTCCCATATGTCCGGTTATAAAGGTTACCGGTAATCCATGGACATATGAGAATATGAAAGATAACATAGATATAAACGCTGGAACAATAGTGGAAGGGGATCAGTCCTTAAAAGAAGTAGGGGAAATTATTTTTAATGAGATAGTCAATGTGGCAAACGGCAAGTTGACAAAGGCAGAGGCACTTGGCCACAGGGAGTTTGGAATTTATAAGCTGATATCAACTTTTTAA
- a CDS encoding CCA tRNA nucleotidyltransferase, translated as MSLNDVINVFKSNSIEAYFVGGSVRDEIMGRKSSDIDFAVPLKPEEVMMVFKEASFKVIPTGLKYGTITVLDDGTGYEVTTFRQDISYSDSRHPDMVVYASDIRSDLSRRDFTVNAIAKSLDGEIIDPFNGTEDIKNKIIKCVGNPYERFNEDALRIMRGIRLAVVLGFEIEKNTLSAMRELSYKLKEISAERIQVEFVKAMTSDNPDRAMDYFLETGVFHIILPEIEQAVGMKQNKYHEFTVYEHIKRVVTGVPQDKVLRIAALLHDVGKVFTRSYLMTISGVVYKSGDSIYLHADNEYLLYGRKFTRYINKKVLVKGHYQYNHPERRIIVKHIEETKTGVEKSIDETDIKFIGHEVFSEQIGGEFLNRLRFDNDTKDAVLNLVRHHMDVIKYRPATEYDIKRIMVSIGRRDVERFIELYRADGDAKGKGKVDQDWFLKEYMRLLDEDFPYSVNELNCDGLGSKIIDIYYEMKGRRPKEEIKRIKEDIFDRVLRDNSLNNERDIINIIREILKRY; from the coding sequence ATGTCTTTAAATGATGTTATTAATGTGTTTAAGTCAAATAGCATTGAGGCATATTTTGTAGGCGGTTCGGTAAGAGATGAAATTATGGGGCGTAAAAGCAGCGATATTGACTTTGCTGTCCCGTTAAAACCTGAAGAGGTCATGATGGTTTTTAAAGAAGCGTCCTTTAAAGTTATACCCACAGGTCTTAAATATGGAACAATTACAGTATTGGATGACGGGACAGGGTATGAGGTCACGACATTCAGGCAGGATATAAGTTATAGTGACTCAAGACACCCTGATATGGTAGTCTATGCATCTGATATACGTTCAGACTTATCCAGAAGAGACTTTACCGTAAATGCTATAGCTAAATCACTGGATGGGGAAATTATCGATCCTTTCAATGGCACTGAAGACATAAAGAATAAAATAATAAAATGCGTTGGGAACCCGTATGAAAGGTTTAACGAGGATGCCCTGAGGATAATGAGAGGAATCCGGCTGGCGGTAGTGCTTGGATTTGAGATAGAAAAAAATACTTTAAGTGCAATGAGGGAATTATCATATAAACTTAAAGAGATATCGGCCGAGAGGATACAGGTAGAGTTTGTGAAGGCAATGACATCTGACAATCCAGACAGGGCTATGGACTATTTTTTAGAAACTGGCGTATTCCATATAATACTACCTGAAATTGAACAGGCAGTTGGAATGAAGCAGAATAAATATCATGAGTTTACTGTGTACGAACATATAAAGAGGGTTGTTACTGGAGTCCCGCAGGATAAGGTCTTAAGGATTGCTGCCCTGCTCCATGATGTGGGCAAGGTATTTACCCGTTCATATCTCATGACAATAAGCGGTGTGGTATACAAGAGTGGAGACAGTATATATCTTCATGCAGACAATGAATATCTCTTATATGGCAGGAAATTTACAAGGTATATCAACAAAAAGGTGTTGGTAAAGGGGCATTATCAGTACAACCATCCCGAACGCAGGATAATAGTAAAGCACATTGAGGAAACAAAGACTGGCGTTGAGAAATCTATTGATGAAACAGACATTAAATTCATTGGACACGAAGTGTTTTCAGAGCAGATAGGGGGAGAATTTTTAAATAGGCTAAGGTTTGACAACGATACAAAGGATGCGGTTTTAAATTTGGTGAGGCATCATATGGATGTAATCAAATACAGGCCAGCTACGGAGTATGACATAAAGAGGATTATGGTAAGCATTGGCCGAAGGGATGTTGAAAGATTTATAGAACTTTATAGGGCAGATGGTGATGCCAAGGGTAAGGGAAAGGTGGACCAGGACTGGTTTTTGAAAGAATACATGAGGTTATTAGATGAGGATTTCCCTTACAGCGTGAATGAGCTAAATTGTGATGGGTTGGGTTCTAAGATTATCGATATCTATTATGAGATGAAAGGCAGACGGCCTAAGGAAGAGATTAAGAGGATAAAAGAGGATATATTTGACAGGGTCTTGAGAGACAATAGTTTGAATAATGAAAGGGATATTATAAATATTATCAGAGAAATATTGAAGAGGTATTAA
- the dat gene encoding D-amino-acid transaminase, giving the protein MALLYYLDGEILEEEPKVSAQDRGYNFGDGVYEVIRSYRGKLFALEDHVERLFRSASYIDLKLPYSPDEMSKLITDFYNKSGNPEAAVYLQITRGAAVRNHTYERGMKPVVFMYSKPLDDKPLSYYEGGFKAITVHDGRWDMCQAKTICLLYNILAKQKAKDAGCDEAIFVRDNGEVTECGSSNLFIIKDGILKTHPADNRILSGITRKYVIEVARKNGVHFRNEIFYKEDLFTADEVFMTGTLSEISPFVEIDGKTVGNGKPGEITLKLLHSFYEMVRSV; this is encoded by the coding sequence ATGGCTTTGCTCTATTATTTAGATGGGGAAATTTTGGAAGAAGAACCAAAGGTATCTGCCCAGGACAGGGGATATAACTTTGGCGATGGTGTTTATGAGGTGATAAGAAGCTATAGGGGTAAGCTGTTTGCCCTTGAGGATCATGTGGAAAGACTTTTCCGCAGTGCCTCATATATAGATTTAAAACTTCCATATTCACCAGACGAGATGTCAAAGCTTATTACCGATTTTTATAATAAAAGCGGAAATCCTGAGGCTGCAGTGTATCTGCAGATAACTCGCGGTGCTGCTGTAAGAAACCATACCTATGAGAGAGGCATGAAACCTGTAGTTTTCATGTATTCCAAGCCGCTGGATGATAAACCCTTAAGCTATTATGAGGGTGGTTTTAAAGCTATAACAGTCCACGATGGAAGATGGGATATGTGCCAGGCTAAGACCATCTGCCTCTTATATAACATACTGGCCAAACAGAAGGCAAAGGATGCTGGATGTGATGAGGCTATATTTGTAAGGGACAACGGAGAGGTTACAGAATGTGGTTCATCTAACCTCTTCATAATAAAAGATGGCATATTGAAAACTCATCCAGCCGATAACAGAATACTTTCTGGTATAACAAGAAAATACGTCATAGAAGTGGCCAGAAAAAACGGTGTACATTTCAGAAATGAGATATTCTATAAAGAGGATCTCTTTACTGCTGATGAGGTATTCATGACAGGTACCCTTTCAGAAATCTCCCCATTTGTAGAAATAGATGGCAAGACGGTTGGGAATGGGAAACCGGGAGAGATTACCCTTAAACTCCTCCATTCATTCTATGAGATGGTGAGGAGTGTTTAG
- a CDS encoding sigma factor G inhibitor Gin, with amino-acid sequence MGRCFVCGRETQNESTLLNQKVCDKCYEKIKNISTRDPDYEYYIGAVKLILQNYVNNL; translated from the coding sequence ATGGGTCGATGTTTCGTGTGTGGGAGAGAGACACAAAATGAGAGCACACTTTTGAACCAGAAGGTGTGCGATAAATGTTATGAAAAGATAAAAAATATCAGCACCAGGGACCCGGATTATGAGTATTACATAGGGGCAGTAAAGCTTATACTTCAAAATTATGTTAACAATCTTTAA
- a CDS encoding ATP-binding protein: MALRKIIKIDEDKCNGCGECITPCIEGALILENGKAKVIKEEFCDGGGVCLAFCPTGALTIEEREAEEFNKGAVNEYYGDDNKREETCIFCGNSEYEAAIIDFRFQGIKRHVCVKCLPRLIHG; this comes from the coding sequence ATGGCTTTAAGGAAGATAATAAAAATAGATGAGGATAAGTGCAATGGATGTGGAGAGTGCATAACACCATGTATAGAAGGTGCGCTTATCCTGGAGAATGGGAAGGCTAAGGTCATAAAAGAGGAATTTTGTGATGGCGGCGGCGTGTGTCTTGCTTTCTGTCCCACAGGTGCTCTTACCATAGAGGAGAGGGAGGCAGAGGAGTTTAACAAGGGGGCAGTAAATGAATATTACGGTGATGATAATAAGAGAGAAGAGACATGTATATTTTGTGGCAATTCCGAGTATGAGGCAGCAATAATTGACTTTAGGTTTCAAGGTATAAAGAGGCATGTTTGCGTTAAATGTTTGCCGAGATTGATACATGGATAG